The following are from one region of the Nostoc cf. commune SO-36 genome:
- a CDS encoding cyclic nucleotide-binding domain-containing protein, translating into MTEVLLKELNNSDINWMIATGRKKEIPAGTILVQQGKALDILHIILDGTFTITVSQATNNPLDRAFAAMEDSETLGREIARISSGEIVGEIPFINVRPAATTVEAIEKSVVISISRHQLTAKLQQDIGFASRFYRAIAILLANRITQLGHSKLVKSNTLRDMLFVLEQLHDSDIDWLIATGTSQKIAANTVLIREGGPVDALYILLDGTMTVSVSEDERNPLTRAFAALEGDETRSREIARLSKGEIVGETAFIDTRLPFATVRAIGDSLVLSIPRQQLAAKLQQDIGFASRFYRVIATLLANRLQEMFSRLGYGRRIYSKGQSLDENVEYEDELDSNILDNMALAGTRFDWMLSRLRKN; encoded by the coding sequence ATGACAGAAGTTCTACTTAAGGAATTGAATAATAGCGACATCAATTGGATGATCGCTACGGGTCGTAAAAAGGAAATACCTGCTGGCACTATCCTTGTGCAGCAAGGAAAAGCCCTGGATATCCTACACATCATACTGGATGGAACATTCACAATTACTGTTTCGCAGGCTACAAACAATCCTCTGGATCGAGCTTTTGCAGCGATGGAGGATAGCGAAACATTAGGACGAGAGATTGCGCGGATTTCAAGTGGTGAGATAGTAGGAGAAATCCCGTTTATTAATGTCCGTCCAGCTGCTACCACTGTTGAAGCAATTGAAAAATCGGTGGTAATATCGATTTCTCGGCACCAATTGACCGCAAAATTGCAGCAGGATATTGGTTTTGCATCTCGATTTTATCGAGCGATCGCTATTCTACTTGCAAACAGAATCACTCAACTTGGTCATAGCAAACTTGTTAAGAGCAATACGCTCAGAGATATGCTATTTGTTTTAGAACAATTGCATGATAGCGACATCGATTGGTTGATTGCTACAGGTACTAGCCAAAAAATTGCCGCTAACACAGTACTCATCCGTGAGGGAGGGCCTGTGGATGCACTGTATATCCTCCTGGATGGAACAATGACAGTTTCTGTTTCTGAGGATGAACGTAATCCTTTAACTCGCGCCTTTGCAGCTTTAGAGGGTGACGAAACTAGAAGTAGAGAGATAGCAAGATTATCTAAGGGCGAAATCGTCGGAGAAACAGCTTTCATTGATACCCGTTTGCCTTTTGCAACTGTCAGGGCTATTGGAGACTCGCTTGTATTGTCAATTCCTCGACAACAATTAGCAGCAAAATTACAACAGGATATAGGTTTTGCTTCTCGATTTTATCGGGTGATTGCTACCTTGCTTGCAAATCGATTACAGGAAATGTTCAGTAGGCTTGGTTATGGCAGACGCATTTATAGCAAAGGTCAATCACTGGATGAAAATGTTGAATATGAGGATGAACTGGATTCTAATATATTAGATAACATGGCACTGGCTGGAACAAGATTTGATTGGATGTTAAGCCGTTTAAGAAAAAATTAG
- a CDS encoding DUF7005 family protein has protein sequence MSNQHQLRANVLASYGATALETEELLAYNQNIFDRSFSTLPAKFPLPPEPHVAAWEEYATFAQEVGVFQALSTKLVQLKFPILQGIIQTEAYRFATRKGASVDGMIEATGLILQQPEQLQLMLHQSLAGVIPVLLTRNREDFVSLVQALTMRNEPLPVPASMGACMVTGFNNWDRVRQYRQKWSDKNFGNCSESSWLEEFGRLIPQKQLYQDRLMILSDGFYSNVSASDIGLSEVEWRRISLNIRLEHECTHYFTHRLFGSMRNNLLDELIADYRGIVAAIGHYRADWFLRFLGLESFPDYREGGRLQNYRGQPPLSEGAFKILQALVKSAAENLERFDAEHGGELRTINSQPIMLIVLTYLTLEELADSQAHSYIQKILDQLPTTLTEGQAEHPKTELKFI, from the coding sequence ATGAGTAATCAACACCAACTTCGTGCCAATGTACTTGCTTCCTATGGTGCTACTGCCTTAGAGACAGAAGAATTGCTTGCCTACAATCAAAACATCTTTGATCGCAGTTTTTCAACACTCCCCGCTAAGTTTCCGCTTCCACCCGAACCTCATGTAGCCGCTTGGGAAGAATACGCCACTTTTGCTCAAGAGGTAGGAGTTTTTCAAGCTTTATCAACCAAGTTGGTACAGTTAAAGTTCCCCATACTCCAAGGTATTATCCAAACAGAGGCATACCGCTTTGCTACTCGTAAGGGTGCTTCAGTGGATGGGATGATTGAGGCGACTGGTTTGATTTTGCAGCAACCCGAACAACTTCAGTTGATGCTACATCAAAGCTTGGCTGGAGTCATCCCGGTTTTACTCACCAGGAACCGAGAAGATTTTGTTTCTTTGGTACAGGCGCTAACAATGCGGAATGAACCACTACCAGTCCCCGCTTCTATGGGAGCTTGCATGGTTACTGGTTTCAACAACTGGGATCGGGTTCGCCAGTATCGCCAAAAATGGTCAGATAAAAATTTTGGTAATTGCTCCGAAAGTAGTTGGTTAGAAGAATTTGGGCGACTAATCCCGCAAAAGCAGCTTTATCAAGATCGGTTGATGATTTTGAGCGACGGTTTTTATAGCAATGTTTCAGCCAGCGACATCGGACTTTCGGAAGTAGAATGGCGGCGTATTTCCCTAAATATTCGGCTAGAACATGAATGTACTCACTACTTCACACACCGGTTATTTGGCTCCATGCGGAATAATCTACTCGACGAACTGATTGCCGACTACAGAGGTATTGTGGCAGCTATCGGTCACTATCGGGCTGATTGGTTTTTGCGTTTTCTGGGGCTGGAGTCATTTCCAGATTACCGAGAAGGAGGGAGATTGCAAAATTACCGAGGTCAACCACCGCTTTCAGAGGGCGCATTTAAGATTCTGCAAGCATTGGTGAAGTCTGCTGCTGAGAATTTGGAACGCTTTGATGCTGAACATGGAGGCGAGTTAAGAACTATCAATAGTCAACCAATTATGTTAATAGTTTTGACTTATTTGACATTAGAAGAATTGGCTGACTCTCAGGCGCATTCCTACATCCAAAAAATTTTAGACCAATTGCCGACAACTCTCACAGAGGGGCAAGCGGAGCATCCAAAAACTGAACTTAAATTTATATGA
- a CDS encoding MinD/ParA family ATP-binding protein, producing the protein MSKIVSIHSFRGGTGKSNLTANLAATIARLGKRVGIIDTDIQSPGIHIIFGLDEEKMNRSLNDYLWGRCVIKDAAYDVSHTLNAEGETSRANGSLYLIPSSIKVGEISRILREGYDVGKLNEGFEDLIRYLKLDYLLIDTHPGLNEETLLAIAISDILVVILRPDRQDFQGTAVTVEVAKKLKVSKMLLVINKVLPAMDFNALREQMETIYNTPVAGIVPLSEEIIQLASSGLFCLRYADHPFSQTVQEIARQIMDQVELKEALVGGDVYDGLHLRP; encoded by the coding sequence ATGTCCAAAATTGTATCTATTCATTCGTTTCGTGGTGGTACAGGAAAATCAAATTTAACTGCTAACTTAGCAGCTACTATTGCACGTCTTGGAAAACGTGTAGGTATTATTGACACCGATATTCAATCACCAGGAATTCATATTATTTTTGGTTTGGACGAGGAAAAGATGAATCGCTCCCTCAATGATTACTTATGGGGGCGCTGTGTAATTAAAGATGCTGCCTACGATGTTAGTCATACTTTAAATGCGGAAGGGGAGACATCTAGAGCAAATGGCAGCCTCTACCTGATTCCTTCCAGTATTAAAGTAGGGGAAATTTCTCGAATCTTGCGCGAGGGTTATGACGTAGGCAAACTCAACGAAGGCTTTGAGGATTTAATCCGCTATCTCAAGCTCGACTATTTGTTGATTGATACTCACCCTGGTTTGAATGAAGAAACCTTACTAGCGATCGCTATTTCTGATATCTTAGTCGTCATCCTGCGTCCAGACCGCCAAGACTTCCAGGGGACTGCGGTAACGGTGGAGGTGGCGAAAAAATTAAAAGTGTCTAAAATGCTGCTGGTAATTAATAAGGTGCTACCAGCAATGGATTTCAACGCTCTGCGAGAACAAATGGAGACAATCTACAACACCCCAGTGGCTGGTATTGTGCCTCTTTCAGAAGAGATAATTCAGTTAGCCAGCAGTGGTTTGTTTTGCTTGCGTTACGCTGACCATCCATTTAGCCAGACGGTGCAAGAAATTGCTCGGCAGATTATGGATCAAGTTGAGTTAAAAGAGGCATTAGTGGGAGGCGATGTCTACGACGGGCTACACCTACGCCCATGA